One Takifugu rubripes chromosome 19, fTakRub1.2, whole genome shotgun sequence genomic window carries:
- the cfap20dc gene encoding protein CFAP20DC, which yields MFKNKYQGGSVFELFSGRGNNPVAHWKLCGGSAAIRREYNKEVNGWVYCLEGSSHLVKMQLPENPKQSLGLSQRLLVLQVNVPQGKGFSIEITISDKEKQKKRLHFSTVYKGLSVNLFHAKIPLTGLQNNWSVLLIDLESLAGELFKGISTLDAISLYASCQIRRIFTMKSAASADGETMVSLIPCSYQLPPNVIATTCVLNMKNLQCAKISHHKTPKAAAASTAKPRQPAKDLRGRPTKESLVRSTVSINLWENKSEVQLRLCEKAVMPQTDQMKREQSQKERKNMATGDDPVETDRRRAYEAILEEDLIGSDNDEDSMYFTFQLPRAASESTVASPGGPYSALDMELKDPSGFQDLYPQPLQALSPPLQVPRATVTSPTRCLSPVLAFPKRENRSGSERPRGVSNVVCADSSGLFSHSLLQEVKPDDAQHKAMNSGEGDYKSGGSSSSDYLKIMNLPEEDKEALQMLASLRREQEEDDCGASSLGGPVVRQWDINTSFEESLWNPSSTPNSNVDYDEEINTLQLMSREWMDALRPPATSPSQQRRSGTTRTSQENLIRAYRSMMEKKDSEEEDKEEDEELDEEQEEEEEDEFEEEEEDEELEGEEDLQS from the exons ATgttcaaaaataaatatcag GGAGGAAGTGTGTTTGAGCTTTTCAGTGGGCGGGGAAACAACCCCGTAGCACACTGGAAACTCTGTGGAGGGTCGGCGGCGATACGGAGA GAGTATAATAAAGAAGTTAACGGGTGGGTTTACTGTCTGGAGGGCAGCAGCCACTTGGTCAAGATGCAATTGCCAGAAAATCCAAAGCAGTCTC TCGGGCTGAGCCAACGATTGTTAGTCCTGCAAGTAAACGTTCCACAGGGCAAAGGCTTTTCCATCGAGATTAC AATATCcgacaaagaaaaacagaagaaaagactGCACTTTTCAACGGTGTATAAAGGACTTTCTGTCAACCTGTTTCATGCTAAGATACCTCTCACTGGGCTGCAAAACAAT TGGTCCGTGTTGCTCATCGACCTCGAATCGCTGGCTGGTGAATTGTTTAAAGGCATCTCTACGCTGGATGCCATCTCTTTATACGCGTCCTGCCAAATCCGAAGGATTTTCACCATGAAATCAGCCGCCTCAGCCGACG GAGAGACCATGGTGAGCTTGATTCCTTGCAGTTATCAGCTCCCACCAAATGTCATCGCAACCACGTGCGTGTTGAACATGAAGAATTTGCAGTGTGCGAAGATAA GTCACCACAAGACTCCTAAAGCCGCGGCCGCGTCCACTGCAAAGCCACGACAGCCGGCAAAGG accTTCGTGGCCGGCCTACCAAGGAGAGTTTAGTAAGAAGCACTGTCTCCATTAACCTCTGGGAGAACAAGAGTGAAGTGCAGCTCAGGCTCTGTGAGAAGGCGGTCATGCCTCAAACGGACCAAATGAAACGGGAGCAAAGCCAGAAGGAGCGAAAGAACATGGCGACGGGAGACGACCCGGTGGAGACGGACAGGAGACGAGCGTACGAGGCCATTCTGGAGGAAGATTTAATTGGCAGTGACAATGATGAG GACAGCATGTATTTCACCTTCCAGCTGCCACGAGCTGCTAGCGAATCCACCGTTGCTTCTCCTGGAGGTCCTTATTCTGCTTTGGATATGGAGCTCAAAGACCCGTCTGGATTTCAAGACCTTTACCCACAACCACTCCAGGCCCTCAGCCCGCCTTTGCAGGTTCCGAGAGCGACCGTGACCTCCCCAACGCGCTGCCTCTCACCCGTTCTGGCCTTCCCCAAAAGGGAGAACCGGAGTGGCTCGGAGCGACCCAGGGGGGTCAGCAATGTCGTGTGTGCCGACAGCAGCGGCTTGTTTTCACACAGTCTCCTGCAGGAAGTCAAACCGGATGACGCGCAGCACAAG GCAATGAATTCAGGAGAAGGTGACTACAAGTCTGGTGGCTCCAGCAGTTCTGACTATCTTAAAATCATGAATCTACCTGAGGAGGATAAAGAGGCGCTACAAATGCTGGCCAGTCTCAgaagggagcaggaggaagatgacTGCGGAGCCTCGAGCCTCGGCGGGCCTGTCGTCCGACAGTGGGACATCAACACGAGCTTTGAGGAATCTCTGTGGAACCCCAGCTCTACG CCAAACAGCAATGTGGACTATGATGAGGAAATAAACACCCTGCAATTAATGTCCAG AGAGTGGATGGATGCGCTCAGACCTCCTGCTACGTCTCCCAGCCAACAGAGAAGGTCAGGCACGACACGGACCAGTCAGGAAAATCTAATCAGAG CGTACAGGAGCatgatggagaagaaggacagcgaggaggaggacaaagaggaggatgaagagttagatgaggagcaggaagaggaggaggaggatgagttcgaggaggaggaagaggatgaagagttaGAGGGAGAAGAGGATCTTCAAAGCTGA